The Candidatus Deferrimicrobiaceae bacterium genome includes a region encoding these proteins:
- the mreC gene encoding rod shape-determining protein MreC yields the protein MNIFRKWGRPLVAAVLLAGAIQCFVRPPVLLAASDPLRGFGAAVFQPVYKVADFLRENVTGFWYRYLALIGVSEENDRLRKETVELRARLQESRDALLENRRLRELLQFAPMAEKPTMGARVVGHDVSPWFQAVYIDAGSVSGVEPGMAVTTPGGGIGRIHKTWRNLSEVLLATDGRFAADVIVERSRVRAVAEGMGGSFCRLKYVSPLADVAVGDRVLFSGFDGSMPKGTLLGAVVSVDKPKEGLFQKVKVQSAVHYQSVEELLVVLARPTIPFRGDSP from the coding sequence ATGAATATCTTCCGTAAATGGGGGCGTCCGCTGGTCGCAGCCGTGCTGCTGGCGGGCGCCATCCAGTGCTTCGTCCGGCCCCCGGTGCTGCTCGCGGCGTCCGACCCCTTGCGCGGGTTCGGCGCCGCGGTGTTCCAGCCGGTCTACAAGGTCGCCGATTTCCTCCGTGAAAATGTCACCGGGTTCTGGTACCGCTACCTGGCGCTGATCGGGGTCTCCGAAGAGAACGACCGCCTCCGCAAGGAGACCGTCGAGCTCAGGGCCCGTCTTCAGGAAAGCCGCGACGCGCTGCTCGAAAACCGGCGGTTGCGCGAGTTGCTCCAGTTCGCCCCGATGGCCGAGAAGCCGACGATGGGCGCCCGGGTCGTCGGCCATGACGTTTCTCCCTGGTTCCAGGCGGTCTACATCGACGCGGGTTCCGTCTCGGGGGTCGAGCCCGGCATGGCGGTGACCACGCCGGGTGGCGGGATCGGCCGGATCCACAAGACCTGGCGCAACCTGTCCGAGGTGCTGCTGGCCACCGACGGCCGTTTCGCCGCCGACGTCATCGTCGAGCGCAGCCGCGTGCGGGCCGTGGCCGAAGGGATGGGCGGCAGCTTCTGCCGGCTCAAGTACGTCTCGCCGCTGGCCGATGTCGCGGTCGGTGACCGCGTGCTGTTCTCGGGCTTCGACGGGAGCATGCCCAAGGGAACGCTGCTGGGGGCGGTGGTCTCCGTCGACAAGCCCAAGGAAGGGCTTTTCCAGAAGGTCAAGGTGCAGAGCGCGGTGCATTACCAGTCGGTCGAAGAGCTGCTGGTCGTGCTGGCGCGGCCCACGATTCCGTTCCGGGGCGACAGCCCTTGA